A genomic region of Zygotorulaspora mrakii chromosome 7, complete sequence contains the following coding sequences:
- the ARP6 gene encoding Arp6p (similar to Saccharomyces cerevisiae ARP6 (YLR085C); ancestral locus Anc_8.258) produces MTTAPVVIDNGSYEIKFGYGVTEQPYRALNALARDKFGNSYLSNQIKNIKDISSVTFKRPHEFGQLTSWELESLIWDYCLYNPNEFNGFDIKETKGKDLIASETCMTIPELSKNMDQVVFEEYEFESFFKSPAASFVPFGDSSTVATREIYGKGNTKDPKTYVAKSSNAYEPFQLIIDSGFNCTWIIPMVKGIPYYKAVKKLDIGGRFLNGLLKETLSFRHYNVMDETILVNNIKEKCLFMSPISYFDSFKNKETTSVEYILPDFQTSLLGYVRPREQILPPESQTIKLHDELFSVPETFFHPEIAQLLKPGLIESILESISIVPEPLRPLIVSNIVCIGGNFNLPHFAPRLATELQRQLPTDYSCRVTVPLRDCELYAWHSMSRFSQTDNYRSARVSRQEYYEHGAEWCTRNKFGYQCWI; encoded by the coding sequence ATGACCACAGCTCCCGTGGTGATAGATAATGGGTCATACGAGATCAAATTTGGGTATGGTGTGACGGAGCAGCCCTATAGAGCTCTTAACGCACTAGCTCGTGATAAATTCGGCAATTCTTATTTATCCAATCAAATTAAGAATATCAAGGACATCTCATCAGTTACATTCAAGCGGCCACACGAATTTGGTCAATTGACGTCATGGGAATTGGAAAGCTTAATCTGGGATTACTGTTTGTATAACCCCAATGAGTTCAATGGATTCGATATAAAGGAAACTAAGGGCAAGGACTTGATAGCCTCAGAGACATGTATGACCATTCCAGAACTGAGCAAAAACATGGATCAAGTAGTTTTCGAAGAGTACGAGTTCGAATCCTTTTTCAAGTCTCCGGCAGCCTCTTTCGTACCTTTTGGCGACTCTTCTACGGTTGCGACTCGAGAGATTTACGGTAAGGGAAACACAAAAGATCCCAAAACTTACGTCGCAAAATCGAGTAATGCTTATGAGCCTTTCCAGCTCATCATTGATTCGGGTTTCAACTGTACTTGGATAATACCTATGGTTAAGGGTATACCGTATTACAAGGCGGTCAAGAAACTAGATATTGGCGGCAGATTTCTAAATGGACTGCTTAAAGAAACTCTATCGTTCCGGCATTACAACGTCATGGATGAAACAATTCTCGTGAAcaatataaaagaaaagtgtCTGTTCATGAGCCCTATATCCTACTTTGACAGcttcaagaacaaagaGACTACCTCTGTTGAGTACATTTTACCGGATTTTCAAACAAGTTTACTAGGCTATGTGAGGCCCAGAGAACAAATATTACCACCAGAATCACAAACTATCAAGCTACATGATGAGCTGTTCTCGGTTCCAGAGACCTTCTTCCACCCGGAGATTGCACAGCTGCTGAAACCCGGCTTGATCGAAAGCATACTAGAATCCATTTCGATAGTCCCCGAGCCCCTCAGACCGCTCATTGTGAGCAACATCGTATGCATTGGAGGTAACTTCAATCTTCCGCACTTTGCACCACGTTTGGCAACTGAATTACAAAGACAACTGCCTACCGACTATTCTTGCAGAGTAACCGTGCCGCTCCGCGATTGCGAACTCTACGCTTGGCACTCGATGTCACGCTTCTCGCAAACTGATAACTATCGAAGCGCAAGAGTCTCTCGCCAAGAGTATTACGAGCATGGAGCAGAGTGGTGCACAAGAAATAAATTTGGCTACCAATGCTGGATTTGA
- a CDS encoding putative phosphotransferase (similar to Saccharomyces cerevisiae YDR109C; ancestral locus Anc_8.257), protein MRQRRQSRSLLSIAQQRMMVSLGIEQKMIYYVGVDVGTGSARACLIDSMGNILSLAEKPIQREELKPNYITQSSQEIWQAICHCVKCVVRDSEVAPEKIHGIGFDATCSLVVIDGEDEKEIAVGPDFTNTDQNIILWMDHRAGKETEEINATNDKCLKYVGGQMSIEMEIPKIKWLKNNISKEQFDKCRFFDLADYLTFKATGKETRSFCSTVCKQGLLPIGVEGSQDGWSEEFLNHIGLPELAENDFEMIGGSVQVEGDNKNFLSAGAYVGALDESVAQELGLPAHCVVGSGVIDAYAGWIGTVAAQTDIELPELVKKDSAKKGIDKATGRLAAVAGTSTCHIALSKDPIFVNGVWGPYRDVMAHGFWCAEGGQSCTGALLAHVLSTHPAFTELSHLSDAANISKFDYLNSRLENLVQQRGERSVVSLAKHLFFYGDYHGNRSPIADPSMRAAIIGQSMDNSIDDLAIMYLGACEFIAQQTRQIVEKMCDAGHDLSVIFMSGGQCRNGLLMRLLADCTGLPIVIPRYIDAAVVFGSALLGAVASESFNAHQHKSDLRTRRKSSLTVHDLPDVPGKAGFLGKLTKQAPDMPSPYTAPHATSSTSQIASTSSGYPFPIVGSTTTNKDEMPDSPNEEEPVSFKTVKTNAEGFLHDSQTNGDQLWNVMHNMTGGGKVVQPRSSDDPDRILLNAKYSIFLDMAQTQRKYRQAIDSVESKLKG, encoded by the coding sequence ATGCGCCAAAGACGTCAGTCACGTTCCCTACTTTCCATTGCTCAGCAGAGAATGATGGTTAGTTTGGGCATTgagcaaaaaatgatatacTATGTCGGTGTGGATGTGGGGACAGGATCCGCCAGGGCTTGTTTGATTGATAGCATGGGAAACATATTGTCGCTTGCTGAAAAGCCAATCCAGagagaagaattgaaaccCAACTATATCACGCAATCGTCGCAAGAGATCTGGCAAGCTATCTGTCACTGTGTGAAGTGTGTGGTGCGCGATTCTGAAGTTGCTCCTGAGAAGATCCACGGTATAGGCTTCGATGCCACATGTTCACTGGTCGTAATTGAtggtgaagatgaaaaagaaattgctgTTGGGCCAGATTTCACCAATACCGATCAGAATATTATATTATGGATGGACCATCGTGCAGGTAAAGAAACCGAGGAGATTAACGCTACAAATGACAAATGTTTGAAATACGTGGGTGGCCAAATGTCGATTGAAATGGAGATACCAAAAATCAAGTGGCTGAAGAATAACATCTCAAAAGAACAGTTTGATAAATGCAGATTTTTCGATTTGGCAGATTATTTGACGTTCAAAGCTACTGGTAAGGAGACAAGATCGTTTTGTTCTACTGTCTGTAAACAGGGGTTATTACCAATAGGCGTTGAAGGTTCTCAAGATGGTTGGTCTGAGGAGTTTTTGAACCACATTGGATTACCTGAATTAGCCGAAAacgattttgaaatgatcGGAGGATCAGTTCAAGTGGAAGGAGATAACAAGAACTTTTTGAGTGCAGGTGCATACGTTGGTGCTCTAGATGAAAGTGTTGCGCAAGAATTAGGTTTGCCAGCTCATTGCGTTGTTGGCTCTGGTGTTATCGATGCATATGCAGGTTGGATCGGTACCGTTGCAGCTCAGACTGATATCGAACTGCCGGAGTTAGTGAAAAAGGATAGCGCAAAGAAAGGTATCGACAAAGCAACAGGTAGATTAGCCGCAGTTGCAGGAACCTCAACATGTCACATCGCATTGTCGAAAGATCCCATATTTGTCAATGGTGTTTGGGGTCCTTACAGGGACGTTATGGCCCATGGATTTTGGTGTGCAGAAGGTGGGCAAAGCTGTACCGGTGCTCTGTTAGCTCATGTTCTATCGACACATCCTGCTTTTACAGAATTATCACATTTGTCTGATGCAGCAAATATATCCAAGTTCGATTACTTAAATTCGAGATTGGAGAATTTGGTTCAACAACGTGGGGAACGCTCCGTCGTGTCGCTGGCTAAACATCTCTTTTTCTACGGTGATTATCATGGCAATAGATCCCCAATCGCTGATCCCTCAATGAGGGCAGCTATTATTGGTCAATCAATGGATAATTCCATTGATGATTTAGCAATTATGTATCTTGGTGCATGTGAATTTATTGCACAACAAACAAGGCAAATTGTAGAGAAAATGTGTGATGCTGGCCACGATTTATCTGTTATTTTCATGTCCGGCGGTCAATGTAGAAACGGTTTGTTGATGAGATTATTGGCGGACTGCACTGGCTTGCCAATAGTTATTCCCCGTTATATCGATGCAGCCGTTGTCTTCGGTTCGGCGTTACTGGGAGCGGTAGCGAGTGAATCGTTCAACGCACATCAGCACAAATCAGACCtaagaacaagaagaaaatccTCTTTGACAGTTCACGATTTACCTGATGTACCAGGCAAAGCAGGCTTTCTAGGTAAACTGACAAAGCAAGCGCCCGATATGCCATCACCATACACCGCACCTCATGCGACCTCAAGTACTTCCCAAATAGCTTCCACTTCATCAGGTTATCCATTCCCTATCGTAGGGAGTACCACGACTAACAAAGATGAAATGCCAGACAGTCCCAACGAGGAGGAGCCTGTGTCTTTTAAAACAGTGAAAACTAATGCCGAGGGTTTTCTCCATGATTCGCAAACCAATGGTGATCAATTATGGAATGTCATGCACAACATGACAGGAGGTGGTAAAGTCGTTCAGCCACGTTCCTCAGATGATCCAGATCGCATTTTGCTCAATGCAAAATACAGTATTTTCTTGGATATGGCCCAAACTCAAAGAAAGTATAGGCAGGCAATCGATAGCGTCGAGAGTAAGCTAAAAGGCTAA
- the RAX2 gene encoding Rax2p (similar to Saccharomyces cerevisiae RAX2 (YLR084C); ancestral locus Anc_8.256): MIFIWLLHLLVLVVKVSYSAQLQNIRDRLNIQYNNIPPLQLSNNSNNVLEVLGDFKTLSILRYTGQENFTSGIASNSSPRDLIYYSNDTFVKLLRGNDDTCINQIVPFGVDSFILSGTGSLSELSLENQLLFNLTSGSLNPIFETRLLNINAILEDGDSVYFGGNFTFTNTQNSSLIGHSVSMWNSTGNYTSLLPFVGFGEGSVVNSIIRLDTDNILFSGRFHELENTALLIKNHSATANTSFSSNSSSYLPSIHLGQVVPLKHSNWTSQDGILDEDSFVCPNSNADSWFLNGTAGSLECALPHSLVPKKIRIYNSQIEDHQVSLFRIITRPSNGIMNLTYLDPIDGTQKFCDAFCPLMSKRISTESTRNLTRQIFIDNNLTDIGWSDTFQDFAFVDDILVAEIELQALSSYGSHLGLSSFQIYQETLSTFANNSLNVPDCEFESNYSNAELSNNTWYSNSQGTGSIAAEYAGGSDTIPRVSFYPDIIYAGNYTINIYTPGCSLDNTCSSRGIANVTLWNQTDSSILSSILLYQNNEELKYDTVFSGHLDSSPLITLEYHSSVYPNNPSTVFVADFVDVSVNSVDDLNNNFSDSSKILLNGLFQYQKSNFTNGATNISVGNTTLNKYPNENLPNNSSLYACMYNESVWIGGSNSGVVKLELDDGMAITEEDRIGTSGHVEKISVYSEGIIIFETFNQSSEVRIRTYNRANNSFENLNSSFTTFSNVTFHGSELLIFDNHNIFNVSSQQYVSNSSSFSLSLWAAGQNSHGDLIFSGAVSENEYSKLNGSVALFGSNSSLTTSSISESAYRGIFLNNSLSAYAIHDKEDFRTRMVFTDGRSSPWTWAGSIDSMLYSSNETLLAVGSSGVSQNSFLTLFNLSNFETIANETLLDGRINSMVFFERNSTFLVGGNFTLSNSNCSNLCLYSYEKQSWQGFETDFVVRDVKQLQLNNSTEILLSASWSGNKTSNSGLASLKISDFTMRSLLNASNDLRFSSSDQNSIIAWNSTHLMSYDLNDWRRTRLPTSLPIVDLTQISINGQLDKRDNEDLQGILVIGRSLKSAENNVQAFLYDSQSFLPYFSANLNSDTYDASSFFADEDVSSLYVTDQLLLNPNRTLQHPRASSTSYIPSSSPTSTSTSSHRSRKRLDRGFVVLIGLALAVGTVTLIGITGVSLAFLFKQNETPGSRYSKTSEADMTSALPAEKLLKFL, encoded by the coding sequence ATGATTTTTATTTGGTTGCTGCACCTACTGGTTCTGGTTGTGAAAGTATCCTATAGTGCTCAACTCCAAAATATTCGAGATAGGCTGAACATTCAATATAATAATATACCACCATTACAACTATCAAACAATTCAAATAATGTTCTGGAAGTACTCGGcgatttcaaaacattgaGCATACTGCGATATACGGGGCAGGAAAATTTTACAAGTGGCATCGCTAGTAATTCAAGCCCGCGAGATCTGATATACTACTCCAACGATACATTCGTGAAGCTACTTCGTGGTAATGATGATACGTGCATCAACCAGATTGTACCATTTGGAGTTGATTCATTTATTCTAAGTGGCACTGGATCCTTATCCGAGCTCTCGTTAGAAAATCAGCTTTTATTTAACCTAACCAGCGGTTCTCTTAatccaatatttgaaacaagGTTACTAAATATCAATGCAATTCTCGAGGATGGAGACTCTGTATATTTCGGTGGCAATTTCACATTTACTAATACCCAGAACTCATCATTAATTGGTCATTCCGTTTCAATGTGGAATTCAACAGGCAACTATACTTCACTACTTCCCTTCGTCGGGTTTGGTGAGGGATCTGTAGTGAATTCAATCATTAGATTGGACACCGATAATATCCTTTTCTCAGGCCGCTTTCATGAATTAGAAAATACTGCAttgttgataaaaaatcacAGCGCTACTGCGAATACCTCCTTTTCCTCCAATTCTTCCAGCTACTTGCCATCCATTCACTTAGGTCAAGTGGTTCCACTCAAACATTCCAACTGGACCTCACAAGATGGCATACTGGATGAAGATTCTTTTGTCTGTCCAAATTCGAATGCAGATTCCTGGTTTTTAAATGGAACCGCTGGCTCCCTTGAATGTGCTTTACCACATAGCTTGGTtcccaaaaaaatcagaatcTATAACTCACAAATAGAGGACCATCAGGTATCTTTATTCAGGATAATTACGAGGCCTTCGAACGGTATCATGAATTTAACATATTTAGATCCAATCGATGGGACTCAAAAGTTTTGTGATGCATTTTGTCCACTGATGTCAAAAAGAATCTCAACAGAATCAACCAGGAATTTGACTAGGCAAATTTTTATCGACAATAACCTTACCGACATCGGTTGGTCCGACACTTTCCAAGATTTTGCGTTTGTTGATGACATCTTAGTCGCAGAGATTGAGTTACAAGCATTAAGTTCCTACGGCAGCCACCTTGGGTTATCctcatttcaaatttatcaagAGACGCTTTCGACATTTGCAAataattctttgaatgtACCAGATTGTGAATTTGAATCCAATTATTCTAATGCTGAACTATCAAATAACACCTGGTACAGCAACTCTCAGGGTACCGGATCCATTGCCGCCGAATATGCTGGTGGGTCTGATACAATACCACGAGTAAGCTTCTATCCTGACATTATATATGCAGGAAATTATACCATCAACATCTATACACCTGGATGTTCTTTAGATAATACATGCTCTTCGAGAGGTATCGCTAATGTAACCTTGTGGAACCAAACGGACAGCTCCATCCTGAGttcaattttattatatCAAAACAATGAAGAGTTAAAATACGACACTGTTTTCTCAGGACATTTAGACTCTTCGCCGCTGATAACTCTGGAATATCATTCAAGTGTTTATCCCAACAATCCTTCCACAGTGTTTGTTGCAGATTTTGTTGATGTGTCGGTCAATTCAGTCGATGACCTGAATAATAACTTCAGCGATTCATCGAAAATCCTTTTGAATGGTTTGTTCCAGTATCAAAAATCCAACTTCACAAACGGTGCCACTAACATATCTGTAGGTAATACTACACTGAATAAATACCCTAATGAAAATCTACCTAACAATTCGTCCTTATATGCCTGTATGTACAACGAGAGTGTTTGGATTGGTGGATCAAATTCCGGTGTTGTAAAACTTGAACTAGATGATGGCATGGCTATCACAGAGGAGGATAGAATTGGAACATCAGGCCATGTCGAGAAAATATCAGTTTATTCGGAAGGTATAATtatatttgaaacattCAACCAATCATCTGAAGTCAGAATTCGGACATACAATAGAGCAAACAattcctttgaaaatttgaacagTTCCTTCACGACATTTTCTAATGTTACATTTCATGGTTCAGAACTGCTCATTTTTGACAACcacaatattttcaatgtcTCTTCGCAACAATAtgtttcaaattcttcttcattctcTCTCTCTCTTTGGGCTGCTGGCCAGAATTCACATGgtgatttgattttttctgGAGCAGTATCGGAGAatgaatattcaaaattaaatgGATCTGTTGCACTCTTCGgttccaattcttctttaaCGACAAGTTCCATAAGTGAAAGTGCTTATCgaggaatttttttgaacaacTCCCTTTCCGCTTATGCAATCCATGATAAAGAGGATTTTCGAACGCGGATGGTTTTCACTGATGGGAGAAGCAGTCCATGGACTTGGGCCGGGTCCATTGACTCCATGCTTTATTCGAGCAACGAAACACTGCTAGCAGTTGGCTCTTCGGGTGTCTCtcaaaattcatttttgacGCTATTTAATCtctcaaattttgaaacgATTGCGAATGAAACTCTTTTAGATGGTAGAATTAATTCAATGGTCTTCTTTGAGAGGAACTCAACATTTTTAGTAGGGGGAAACTTCACACTTTCTAATTCCAATTGTTCCAACTTATGTCTTTATTCATatgaaaaacaaagctGGCAAGGTTTTGAGACCGACTTTGTAGTTCGTGATGTTAAACAACTCCAACTAAATAACTCCACGGAGATATTGTTATCCGCCAGTTGGAGCGGTAATAAAACATCTAATTCAGGATTGGCATCACTAAAGATATCGGATTTTACCATGCGGTCTCTTTTAAATGCATCGAACGACTTGagattttcttcatccgATCAGAATAGTATAATAGCATGGAACTCTACACATTTAATGTCATATGACCTTAATGATTGGCGAAGGACACGATTGCCAACTTCGTTACCCATAGTAGACTTGACTCAAATCTCCATCAACGGTCAACTGGATAAAAGAGATAACGAAGATTTACAGGGTATATTAGTCATAGGAAGGTCCCTGAAATCTGCAGAAAACAATGTTCAAGCATTCCTTTACGATTCTCAGTCCTTCCTCCCTTACTTTTCTGCAAATTTAAACAGCGATACTTATGATGCCAGTAGCTTTTTCGCGGATGAAGATGTATCTTCACTGTACGTTACAGATCAACTACTTCTAAATCCAAATCGAACCCTTCAGCATCCAAGAGCGTCTAGCACCTCGTATATACCCTCAAGCTCTCCAACCTCTACTTCGACATCCTCGCACAGAAGTCGCAAAAGATTAGATCGGGGATTCGTGGTTTTAATTGGATTAGCACTTGCCGTAGGCACTGTGACACTGATTGGTATTACCGGAGTTTCGCTCgctttccttttcaaacaaaacGAAACACCAGGCTCAAGATATTCCAAAACAAGTGAAGCCGATATGACCAGCGCACTGCCGGCTGAGAAGTTGCTTAAGTTCTTGTAG
- the TRS85 gene encoding Trs85p (similar to Saccharomyces cerevisiae GSG1 (YDR108W); ancestral locus Anc_8.255): MGKLSYEGYMNLLFHPEYDEETIPSDIAKRIISNAISPVISVTSTPELDEHIQQAYGIDSLYMLLRFFGNCVTDRDQTNEYSFGEAPENKPSDGSSSTGTSPADSNLRSRKRSNTLFQRDLTQSRYIRFTRSLGDLVESGSPDDMLFDYHSLETFLQAMLRRIESQTTDKTTHTLLKKSLYHRFFSLAISSTSYLSPYEAFNHPVVSLIALDTHLGQGYDDARDLLSEFKSLSSTTEIFPVFLSTTDILPVFLLCYYADSDEEYESSKALARKLKKQLFVESILLPLWKESYQENVQVPLHQPVMTSLDEMLFMMQSPVCLKLSLELINATYDVLENLVNDLMVPFMQRKISFWDETVLQTRKSLFHGNKLFKRFMSRTAGGNNVQQQSSLVKDKEGRNYFIFSSPELLMRKLADWSMMLGEFKRAYSTYDLISHDFEGFPKYLASCLEWCAVSVLMGAQNIVTAKMLKSDIDPLIQRAVDTYEACALDQSSTNGVSGSLHDGPIVRSYETRCLFLASELYLSLSDTWTSTPYALQNLETILGECKLGPCSQIMIWERISDCYYLRIDPRIRHKVPSAAAKKSERESNGMMEIGTDGNLHEDIVTKGFTRLRKAAFFRLISATMWAEQKQWRQVAWCLKDIEGSYEGINLVNRKNLTLAKLKDELAKKENFSEGQIHEKSSVNVATKAVIE; this comes from the coding sequence ATGGGTAAGCTTTCATATGAAGGTTACAtgaatcttcttttccatcCGGAGTATGATGAGGAGACGATACCATCTGATATTGCCAAGAGGATAATATCAAATGCCATTTCACCAGTGATTAGCGTGACTTCGACACCAGAACTCGATGAGCATATACAACAAGCATACGGGATTGACTCTCTCTATATGCTGTTGAGATTTTTTGGCAACTGCGTAACAGATAGAGATCAGACCAATGAATACTCTTTTGGAGAAGCGCCAGAGAATAAGCCCAGCGACGGAAGTTCTTCGACAGGAACATCGCCAGCAGACTCGAATTTAAGGAGCCGCAAACGATCAAACACACTTTTCCAGAGGGACTTAACTCAGTCGCGTTATATACGGTTTACAAGATCTTTGGGAGATCTTGTTGAGAGCGGGAGTCCCGATGATATGCTCTTCGATTACCATTCTTTAGAAACATTTCTGCAAGCCATGCTGCGAAGAATTGAAAGCCAAACCACTGATAAAACGACGCACACATTGCTTAAAAAATCCCTTTACCATAGGTTCTTCTCATTGGCGATATCCTCAACATCGTATCTTTCGCCATATGAGGCGTTCAACCACCCCGTGGTATCGTTAATCGCTTTGGATACTCATTTAGGACAGGGTTATGACGATGCTAGGGATCTCTTATCTGAATTTAAGAGTCTGAGTAGCACAACTGAGATTTTTCCAGTATTTTTGAGCACTACTGACATCCTACCAGTGTTTCTGTTATGCTATTATGCCGATTCTGATGAGGAGTACGAAAGTTCTAAAGCACTAGCTAGGAAACTAAAAAAGCAACTATTTGTTGAGAGTATTTTACTGCCATTATGGAAGGAATCTTATCAAGAAAACGTGCAAGTACCACTTCATCAGCCTGTAATGACATCTCTCGATGAAATGCTATTCATGATGCAGTCACCAGTATGCTTGAAGCTTTCCCTTGAATTGATAAATGCTACTTATGATGTTTTAGAAAACTTGGTCAATGATCTAATGGTTCCCTTTATGCAGCGGAAAATCTCGTTTTGGGATGAAACAGTTCTACAGACAAGAAAGTCGTTATTTCACGGAAATAAGCTATTTAAAAGATTCATGTCAAGAACAGCTGGGGGAAATAATGTCCAGCAGCAATCATCTTTGGtaaaagacaaagaagGCAGAAActattttattttttcttcccCAGAACTGCTCATGCGAAAGCTGGCCGATTGGTCAATGATGCTAGGTGAGTTTAAAAGAGCGTATTCGACCTATGATCTGATTAGTcatgattttgaaggcTTCCCAAAATATCTTGCATCCTGTTTGGAATGGTGTGCTGTATCCGTTTTGATGGGCGCACAAAACATTGTAACAGCGAAAATGTTAAAAAGTGACATTGATCCACTAATTCAGCGTGCCGTAGATACTTATGAGGCCTGTGCACTCGATCAATCCAGTACAAATGGTGTATCTGGCTCTCTCCACGATGGACCTATTGTTCGTTCTTATGAAACAAGATGCCTGTTCCTAGCATCGGAGCTTTATCTGTCCCTAAGTGATACATGGACGTCAACTCCCTACgctcttcaaaatctcgAAACTATTCTTGGCGAGTGCAAATTAGGTCCATGCTCCCAGATTATGATATGGGAGAGAATAAGCGATTGCTATTATTTAAGGATAGATCCTAGAATTCGCCATAAGGTTCCTTCAGCAGCCGCAAAAAAATCCGAAAGAGAATCAAATGGTATGATGGAAATCGGCACGGATGGTAATTTGCACGAAGATATTGTAACTAAGGGCTTCACGCGCTTGCGTAAAGCAGCTTTCTTTCGTTTAATCTCGGCTACGATGTGGGCCGAACAGAAACAATGGAGACAAGTCGCATGGTGTCTGAAGGATATAGAAGGATCCTATGAAGGTATTAATTTGGTTAATAGGAAAAATCTAACATTAGCAAAACTAAAAGATGAATTGgccaagaaagaaaatttttcggAGGGTCAAATCCACGAGAAGTCTAGCGTAAATGTTGCAACGAAGGCAGTTATTGAATAA